The following proteins come from a genomic window of Anas platyrhynchos isolate ZD024472 breed Pekin duck chromosome 20, IASCAAS_PekinDuck_T2T, whole genome shotgun sequence:
- the HIP1 gene encoding huntingtin-interacting protein 1 isoform X1: MEAGKMTVSINKAINTQEVAVKEKHARTCILGTHHEKGAQTFWSVVNRLPLSGNAVLCWKFCHVFHKLLRDGHSNVLKDSVRYKNELSDMSRMWGHLSEGYGQLCSIYLKLLRTKMEFHTKNPRFPGNLQMSDRQLDEAGESDVNNFFQLTVEMFDYLECELNLFQTVFSSLDMSRSVSVTAAGQCRLAPLIQVILDCSHLYDYTVKLLFKLHSCLPADTLQGHRDRFLEQFRKLKDLFYRSSNLQYFKRLIQIPQLPENPPNFLRASALSEHISPVVVIPAEASSPDSEPITDLVEMETASQSLFDNKFDDIFGSSLSSDPFNFNSQNGMNKDDKDRLIEQLYGEIRTLKEELESFKAENERRTLQLRGRISELEAELAEQRHLKQQALDESEFLRTELEELKKQREDTEKAQRSLTEIERRAQANEQRYSKLKEKYSELVQNHADLLRKNADVTKQVTVARQAQGDVEREKKELEDSFQRVSEQAQRKSQEQAEVLEMLKQELAASKQELQVLQGTLESSTQVGAEQSTRIADLEQERDSLSRAAERHGEEIAALQAELQQLRDTLSSEKESSKKELETLQTQLQDKESMEQMLQQRLAKEQFALLQGSAREAERMVQDALSRLEDPAHISCTGSADYLLSRTLAASECTERLQDAHRKYLSNHTDVSSLLPCVALFAHLISDTILQGSATSHMAPMEPADRLLEMCKQCGSEAMSYLSSLQDLDSVEGADCAAVTSCLGQISAIGEELRPRGLDVEQEELGDLVDKEMAATSAAIETAATRIEEMLSKARAGDTGVKLEVNERILGSCTGLMQAIQLLVLASKDLQREIVESGRGAASPKEFYAKNSRWTEGLISASKAVGWGATVMVDAADLVVQGKGKFEELMVCSHEIAASTAQLVAASKVKADKDSANLAKLQQASRGVNQATAGVVASTKSGKSQIEEKDSMDFSSMTLTQIKRQEMDSQVRVLELENQLQKERQKLGELRKKHYELAGVAEGWEEDATD; the protein is encoded by the exons ATGGAGGCGGGCAAAATG actgTCAGCATCAATAAGGCTATTAATACACAGGAAGTGGCTGTCAAGGAGAAACACGCCAGAA CATGCATCCTGGGCACGCACCACGAAAAGGGGGCACAGACCTTCTGGTCAGTGGTGAACCGGCTGCCGCTCTCAGGCAACGCCGTGCTCTGCTGGAAGTTCTGCCACGTCTTCCACAAGCTCCTCCGCGATGGCCATTCGAAC GTCCTGAAGGATTCTGTGAGGTACAAGAATGAGCTGAGTGACATGAGCAGGATGTGG GGCCACCTGAGCGAGGGCTATGGACAGCTGTGCAGCATCTACCTCAAACTGCTGAGAACCAAGATGGAGTTTCACACAAAG AACCCACGGTTTCCCGGCAATCTCCAGATGTCCGACCGGCAGCTCGATGAGGCAGGGGAGAGCGACGTCAATAACTT CTTCCAGCTGACGGTGGAGATGTTTGACTACCTGGAGTGTGAGCTGAACCTATTCCAGACAG TGTTCAGCTCCCTGGACATGTCACGGTCTGTGTCGGTCACAGCTGCGGGGCAGTGCCGCCTTGCTCCGCTCATCCAGGTGATCCTGGACTGCAGCCACCTCTACGACTACACAGTCAAGCTGCTCTTCAAGCTCCACTCCT gtCTGCCTGCTGACACACTGCAGGGCCACCGGGACCGCTTCTTGGAGCAGTTCAGAAA GCTGAAGGACCTCTTCTATCGCTCCAGTAACCTGCAGTACTTCAAACGGCTAATTCAGATCCCACAGCTCCCAGAG aACCCTCCCAATTTCCTGCGAGCCTCAGCACTGTCAGAGCACATCAGCCCTGTGGTGGTCATCCCCGCTGAGGCATCCTCGCCTGACAGTGAGCCCATCACAGACCTGGTGGAAATGGAAACAGCGTCACAG AGTCTGTTTGACAACAAGTTTGATGACATTTTTGGCAGCTCACTCAGCAGCGACCCCTTCAATTTCAACAGTCAGAATGGGATGAACAAGGACGACAA GGACCGATTAATAGAGCAGCTCTACGGGGAGATCAGGACCCTgaaggaggagctggagagctTCAAGGCTGAG AACGAGCGTCGCACCCTGCAGCTGCGCGGGCGCATCAGTGAGCTGGAGGCTGAGCTGGCCGAGCAGCGGCACCTGAAGCAGCAGGCGCTGGACGAGAGCGAGTTCCTGCGCActgagctggaggagctgaagaaGCAGCGGGAGGACACGGAGAAAGCACAGAGGAGCCTGACAGAGATCGAAC GGAGGGCACAGGCGAATGAGCAGCGATACAGCAAGCTCAAGGAGAAGTACAGCGAGCTGGTGCAGAACCACGCTGATCTGCTGCGGAAG AACGCGGACGTGACCAAGCAGGTGACAGTGGCAAGACAGGCCCAGGGTGATGtggagagggagaagaaggAGCTGGAGGACTCCTTCCAGCGGGTGAGCGAGCAGGCTCAGAGGAAG TCTCAGGAGCAAGCCGAGGTGCTGGAAATGCTGAAGCAGGAGCTGGCGGCCAgcaagcaggagctgcaggtccTGCAGGGCACACTGGAGTCCAGCACACAG gtgggagcagagcagagcacccGGATAGCAGACCTGGAGCAGGAGAGAGACAGCCTGAGCCGGGCAGCAGAGCGGCATGGTGAGGAGAtagcagccctgcaggctgagctgcagcagcttcGGGACACTCTCAGCAGTGAAAAGGAGAGCAGCAAGAAGGAGCTGGAGACACTGCAGACACAGCTGCAAGACAAG GAGAGCATGGAGCAGATGCTGCAGCAGCGCCTCGCCAAGGAGCAGTTtgctctgctgcagggcagcgcacGGGAGGCAGAGAGGATGGTGCAGGATGCCCTCAGTCGCCTTGAGGACCCTGCTCACATCAGCTGCACTGGCTCAGCAG ATTACCTCCTGTCCAGGACATTGGCAGCCTCTGAGTGCACAGAGAGGCTGCAGGATGCACACAGAAAATACCTTTCCAATCATACAG ATGTGAGCAGCCTGCTGCCCTGTGTGGCCCTCTTTGCCCACCTCATCAGCGACACCATCCTGCAAGGCAGCGCTACCTCCCACATGGCCCCAATGGAGCCCGCTGACC GTCTGCTGGAGATGTGCAAGCAGTGTGGCAGCGAGGCCATGAGCTACCTCAGCTCCCTGCAAGACCTGGATAGTGTGGAAGGCGCTGACTGTGCCGCGGTGACCAGCTGCCTGGGCCAGATCAGTGCCattggggag GAGCTGCGACCCAGAGGACTGGACGTGGAGCAGGAAGAGCTGGGTGATCTGGTGGACAAGGAGATGGCAGCTACATCCGCGGCCATCGAGACTGCAGCCACACGGATTGAG GAGATGCTGAGCAAGGCCCGGGCTGGTGACACTGGGGTCAAACTGGAAGTGAATGAGAG GATCCTGGGCTCCTGCACAGGCCTTATGCAGGCAATACAGTTGCTGGTCCTGGCGTCCAAGGACCTGCAGCGAGAGATTGTGGAGAGCGGACGG ggcGCAGCATCACCCAAGGAGTTTTATGCCAAGAATTCCCGCTGGACAGAAGGTCTCATCTCTGCCTCCAAGGCTGTGGGCTGGGGAGCAACTGTCATGGT CGATGCTGCTGACCTGGTGGTTCAAGGGAAAGGGAAATTTGAGGAGCTGATGGTCTGTTCCCATGAGATTGCAGCCAGCACCGCACAGCTGGTGGCAGCTTCCAAG GTGAAGGCAGACAAAGATAGCGCCAACCTGGCCAAGCTCCAGCAAGCTTCTCGGGGTGTCAACCAGGCCACAGCCGGTGTGGTGGCCTCCACCAAGTCTGGCAAGTCACAAATTGAGGAGAAAG ACAGCATGGACTTCTCTAGTATGACACTAACCCAGATCAAGCGTCAAGAAATGGACTCTCAG GTGCGAGTGTTGGAGCTGGAAAACCAGCTGCAGAAGGAGCGGCAGAAGCTGGGGGAGCTGCGCAAGAAGCATTACGAGCTGGCAGGAGTGGcagagggctgggaggaggatG CCACCGACTAg
- the HIP1 gene encoding huntingtin-interacting protein 1 isoform X2: MDRVSSSMKQVGNPLPKGLGRRAAGGGLEAERESFERAQTVSINKAINTQEVAVKEKHARTCILGTHHEKGAQTFWSVVNRLPLSGNAVLCWKFCHVFHKLLRDGHSNVLKDSVRYKNELSDMSRMWGHLSEGYGQLCSIYLKLLRTKMEFHTKNPRFPGNLQMSDRQLDEAGESDVNNFFQLTVEMFDYLECELNLFQTVFSSLDMSRSVSVTAAGQCRLAPLIQVILDCSHLYDYTVKLLFKLHSCLPADTLQGHRDRFLEQFRKLKDLFYRSSNLQYFKRLIQIPQLPENPPNFLRASALSEHISPVVVIPAEASSPDSEPITDLVEMETASQSLFDNKFDDIFGSSLSSDPFNFNSQNGMNKDDKDRLIEQLYGEIRTLKEELESFKAENERRTLQLRGRISELEAELAEQRHLKQQALDESEFLRTELEELKKQREDTEKAQRSLTEIERRAQANEQRYSKLKEKYSELVQNHADLLRKNADVTKQVTVARQAQGDVEREKKELEDSFQRVSEQAQRKSQEQAEVLEMLKQELAASKQELQVLQGTLESSTQVGAEQSTRIADLEQERDSLSRAAERHGEEIAALQAELQQLRDTLSSEKESSKKELETLQTQLQDKESMEQMLQQRLAKEQFALLQGSAREAERMVQDALSRLEDPAHISCTGSADYLLSRTLAASECTERLQDAHRKYLSNHTDVSSLLPCVALFAHLISDTILQGSATSHMAPMEPADRLLEMCKQCGSEAMSYLSSLQDLDSVEGADCAAVTSCLGQISAIGEELRPRGLDVEQEELGDLVDKEMAATSAAIETAATRIEEMLSKARAGDTGVKLEVNERILGSCTGLMQAIQLLVLASKDLQREIVESGRGAASPKEFYAKNSRWTEGLISASKAVGWGATVMVDAADLVVQGKGKFEELMVCSHEIAASTAQLVAASKVKADKDSANLAKLQQASRGVNQATAGVVASTKSGKSQIEEKDSMDFSSMTLTQIKRQEMDSQVRVLELENQLQKERQKLGELRKKHYELAGVAEGWEEDATD; the protein is encoded by the exons actgTCAGCATCAATAAGGCTATTAATACACAGGAAGTGGCTGTCAAGGAGAAACACGCCAGAA CATGCATCCTGGGCACGCACCACGAAAAGGGGGCACAGACCTTCTGGTCAGTGGTGAACCGGCTGCCGCTCTCAGGCAACGCCGTGCTCTGCTGGAAGTTCTGCCACGTCTTCCACAAGCTCCTCCGCGATGGCCATTCGAAC GTCCTGAAGGATTCTGTGAGGTACAAGAATGAGCTGAGTGACATGAGCAGGATGTGG GGCCACCTGAGCGAGGGCTATGGACAGCTGTGCAGCATCTACCTCAAACTGCTGAGAACCAAGATGGAGTTTCACACAAAG AACCCACGGTTTCCCGGCAATCTCCAGATGTCCGACCGGCAGCTCGATGAGGCAGGGGAGAGCGACGTCAATAACTT CTTCCAGCTGACGGTGGAGATGTTTGACTACCTGGAGTGTGAGCTGAACCTATTCCAGACAG TGTTCAGCTCCCTGGACATGTCACGGTCTGTGTCGGTCACAGCTGCGGGGCAGTGCCGCCTTGCTCCGCTCATCCAGGTGATCCTGGACTGCAGCCACCTCTACGACTACACAGTCAAGCTGCTCTTCAAGCTCCACTCCT gtCTGCCTGCTGACACACTGCAGGGCCACCGGGACCGCTTCTTGGAGCAGTTCAGAAA GCTGAAGGACCTCTTCTATCGCTCCAGTAACCTGCAGTACTTCAAACGGCTAATTCAGATCCCACAGCTCCCAGAG aACCCTCCCAATTTCCTGCGAGCCTCAGCACTGTCAGAGCACATCAGCCCTGTGGTGGTCATCCCCGCTGAGGCATCCTCGCCTGACAGTGAGCCCATCACAGACCTGGTGGAAATGGAAACAGCGTCACAG AGTCTGTTTGACAACAAGTTTGATGACATTTTTGGCAGCTCACTCAGCAGCGACCCCTTCAATTTCAACAGTCAGAATGGGATGAACAAGGACGACAA GGACCGATTAATAGAGCAGCTCTACGGGGAGATCAGGACCCTgaaggaggagctggagagctTCAAGGCTGAG AACGAGCGTCGCACCCTGCAGCTGCGCGGGCGCATCAGTGAGCTGGAGGCTGAGCTGGCCGAGCAGCGGCACCTGAAGCAGCAGGCGCTGGACGAGAGCGAGTTCCTGCGCActgagctggaggagctgaagaaGCAGCGGGAGGACACGGAGAAAGCACAGAGGAGCCTGACAGAGATCGAAC GGAGGGCACAGGCGAATGAGCAGCGATACAGCAAGCTCAAGGAGAAGTACAGCGAGCTGGTGCAGAACCACGCTGATCTGCTGCGGAAG AACGCGGACGTGACCAAGCAGGTGACAGTGGCAAGACAGGCCCAGGGTGATGtggagagggagaagaaggAGCTGGAGGACTCCTTCCAGCGGGTGAGCGAGCAGGCTCAGAGGAAG TCTCAGGAGCAAGCCGAGGTGCTGGAAATGCTGAAGCAGGAGCTGGCGGCCAgcaagcaggagctgcaggtccTGCAGGGCACACTGGAGTCCAGCACACAG gtgggagcagagcagagcacccGGATAGCAGACCTGGAGCAGGAGAGAGACAGCCTGAGCCGGGCAGCAGAGCGGCATGGTGAGGAGAtagcagccctgcaggctgagctgcagcagcttcGGGACACTCTCAGCAGTGAAAAGGAGAGCAGCAAGAAGGAGCTGGAGACACTGCAGACACAGCTGCAAGACAAG GAGAGCATGGAGCAGATGCTGCAGCAGCGCCTCGCCAAGGAGCAGTTtgctctgctgcagggcagcgcacGGGAGGCAGAGAGGATGGTGCAGGATGCCCTCAGTCGCCTTGAGGACCCTGCTCACATCAGCTGCACTGGCTCAGCAG ATTACCTCCTGTCCAGGACATTGGCAGCCTCTGAGTGCACAGAGAGGCTGCAGGATGCACACAGAAAATACCTTTCCAATCATACAG ATGTGAGCAGCCTGCTGCCCTGTGTGGCCCTCTTTGCCCACCTCATCAGCGACACCATCCTGCAAGGCAGCGCTACCTCCCACATGGCCCCAATGGAGCCCGCTGACC GTCTGCTGGAGATGTGCAAGCAGTGTGGCAGCGAGGCCATGAGCTACCTCAGCTCCCTGCAAGACCTGGATAGTGTGGAAGGCGCTGACTGTGCCGCGGTGACCAGCTGCCTGGGCCAGATCAGTGCCattggggag GAGCTGCGACCCAGAGGACTGGACGTGGAGCAGGAAGAGCTGGGTGATCTGGTGGACAAGGAGATGGCAGCTACATCCGCGGCCATCGAGACTGCAGCCACACGGATTGAG GAGATGCTGAGCAAGGCCCGGGCTGGTGACACTGGGGTCAAACTGGAAGTGAATGAGAG GATCCTGGGCTCCTGCACAGGCCTTATGCAGGCAATACAGTTGCTGGTCCTGGCGTCCAAGGACCTGCAGCGAGAGATTGTGGAGAGCGGACGG ggcGCAGCATCACCCAAGGAGTTTTATGCCAAGAATTCCCGCTGGACAGAAGGTCTCATCTCTGCCTCCAAGGCTGTGGGCTGGGGAGCAACTGTCATGGT CGATGCTGCTGACCTGGTGGTTCAAGGGAAAGGGAAATTTGAGGAGCTGATGGTCTGTTCCCATGAGATTGCAGCCAGCACCGCACAGCTGGTGGCAGCTTCCAAG GTGAAGGCAGACAAAGATAGCGCCAACCTGGCCAAGCTCCAGCAAGCTTCTCGGGGTGTCAACCAGGCCACAGCCGGTGTGGTGGCCTCCACCAAGTCTGGCAAGTCACAAATTGAGGAGAAAG ACAGCATGGACTTCTCTAGTATGACACTAACCCAGATCAAGCGTCAAGAAATGGACTCTCAG GTGCGAGTGTTGGAGCTGGAAAACCAGCTGCAGAAGGAGCGGCAGAAGCTGGGGGAGCTGCGCAAGAAGCATTACGAGCTGGCAGGAGTGGcagagggctgggaggaggatG CCACCGACTAg